ACGCGCGAACGCGGCGCGTCAGCGGCGTCGGCCGAGCGGAGGCAGCAGGTTGCCAGTCGAAACGAGAGGCGTCCACCACGTCTCCGGCATCAGCGGCCGGCCACAGGAGACCATCGAGTTCTACTTCCGGGTCCTCGGCCTGCGCCTGGTGAAGCGCACCGTCAACTACGACGACCCGCGCACGTACCACCTCTACTTCGGCGACGCCTCCGGCAACCCCGGCAGCGTCCTCACGTACTTCCCCTGGCCCGGCGCGGGCCCCGGCCATCCCGGATCCGGCACGGCCGAGGCAACGCTGCGGGTGCCGCGCGGCGCCCTCCCCTACTGGCGCCAGCGCCTCGCCGCGCACGGGGCGACCACGGCGGAGCGACTGGGGCGCGAGGTCGTGGCCTTCGCCGACCCCGACGGCACGCGCCTGGCCCTCGTCGAGGGCGACGAGCCGCCGCTCGAGGGCCCGCCGCCCGGCGCCGACCCGGCCAGCCTCCTAGCGACCACCAGGTACTTCCCCGCCGCCGGCATCGCGCCGGATCACGCGGTCCTCTGCGTCGACGCCGTCACGTACGCCGCGCCCGACGTGGCCGCGGCAGAAGAGCTGCTGACGGGCATCCTGGGCCTCGAGGTCGCGGCCCGGGACGACGAGCGCGTGCGCCTCTCTCCGGCCGGCGAGGGCGAGGCGGCGCCGCGCGCGCTCGAGCTCGTGAGCTCGGCGGGCGGCGGGCAGGGCCGGCTCGGACGGGGCAGCTACCACCACGTGGCCTTCGAGGTCGAGGACGAGGCGGCGCTCGAGGAGGGCAGGCGTCTGGTGTTGGGCGCCGGGATCCCGGCGACGAAGGTGCGCGACAGGACCTACTTCAGGAGCGTCTACTTCCCGGGCCCCGGAGGGGCCACGGTCGAGCTCGCGACGCGAGGACCCGGCTTCACCGTCGACGAGCCGCTCGCCGAGCTGGGCCTGGCCTTCAAGCTGCCCTCGTGGCTCGAGTCGGAGAGGCAGGCGATCCGCGCCCAGCTCCCCGTGACGGCGAGCCCAGAGTACGCGCACCTCTTCGGATGAGGCGCGGTGCGATGCTGCGCGGCCGGCCCCGACGCGGTCGGGCGCGGTGCGCCCCGGCGCGGCCCGGGACCCGATGAAGCGCGGGGCCTGGCTGGCGCTCCTCTTCGGCGCCGGAGGCCTCGTCGTCACGATGTGGCTCCTCGGCGAGAACCTGGCCTCGCTCGGGCGCGTGCCGGCCTGGGCGTTCGTCGTCGGGGCGGTCCTGCTCGTCGTCAACTACCTCGCCGCCGGCGCCCGCCTCCAGCTCCTGACGAGGCTGGGCGGCCAGCCGCTCCCCCTGGGCGCGTGCCTGCGCGCCTACGCCGTCGGCCTCCTCAGCGCCGCGATCACGCCGGGCAGCGCCGGGCAGGCGCCGGCGGTGGCGCTGGCCCTCGTCCGCGACGGGCTGACGGGCGTGGCGGCGTGGTCGGTGAACGTCTACGTCTGGGTCCTCGACCTCGCGTTCCTCGCCTACTCCGTGCCGCTGAGCGTGCTGCTCATCGGCCGCTCGGCCGTCGCCCTGTCGCGCGTCGAGCTCGTCGCCTTCGCGGTCGTGGTGGCCGCCCTGGCCGCCTTCCTGATGTGGGTGCTCACCTTCCGGCTGCGCTGGGTGACGCGCCTGGGGCGCGCGCTGTTCGGCCTCCGCTGGCTAGGCCGCTGGCGCGGTTCGGCCGCCCAGTTCTTCGACCGCGTGGAGTCGGCGTCGGGCGCGATCATGCACGGCACC
This genomic stretch from Trueperaceae bacterium harbors:
- a CDS encoding VOC family protein: MPVETRGVHHVSGISGRPQETIEFYFRVLGLRLVKRTVNYDDPRTYHLYFGDASGNPGSVLTYFPWPGAGPGHPGSGTAEATLRVPRGALPYWRQRLAAHGATTAERLGREVVAFADPDGTRLALVEGDEPPLEGPPPGADPASLLATTRYFPAAGIAPDHAVLCVDAVTYAAPDVAAAEELLTGILGLEVAARDDERVRLSPAGEGEAAPRALELVSSAGGGQGRLGRGSYHHVAFEVEDEAALEEGRRLVLGAGIPATKVRDRTYFRSVYFPGPGGATVELATRGPGFTVDEPLAELGLAFKLPSWLESERQAIRAQLPVTASPEYAHLFG
- a CDS encoding YbhN family protein, with the translated sequence MKRGAWLALLFGAGGLVVTMWLLGENLASLGRVPAWAFVVGAVLLVVNYLAAGARLQLLTRLGGQPLPLGACLRAYAVGLLSAAITPGSAGQAPAVALALVRDGLTGVAAWSVNVYVWVLDLAFLAYSVPLSVLLIGRSAVALSRVELVAFAVVVAALAAFLMWVLTFRLRWVTRLGRALFGLRWLGRWRGSAAQFFDRVESASGAIMHGTLAQRAVLHALTAVVYLSTLATFWVMLTALSPGAPFLTTLAVAQLPTVLATFMPTPGGAGLLEIFTASLFLAGPGGGPGGTNDRSPGGTVAAAILGWRLLTFYSRFVLGPIAGATFARPPVEPTREAEAGS